The Triticum dicoccoides isolate Atlit2015 ecotype Zavitan chromosome 6A, WEW_v2.0, whole genome shotgun sequence genome has a window encoding:
- the LOC119317312 gene encoding transcription initiation factor TFIID subunit 4b-like produces the protein MSSPPPEAVGDAGAPSSSGTLPQDISDVSKSTVGQLQAADQEASSQSSQQAGQPHMNPSYQLSQPKLETGVSENENFIQQEEHHYQPEQEQPRCENQVQQAETNSFQLAEKGTDYVGQQSLTGSMVDVAQPSGDQQHVNPVVGQQAPHGAQETRKRGYQPSIPFNMLIPILQAHLDRDKDMQLQSVWAKLRRNEVHKDDFLRVIRNIVGDQMLKQAAHKVFAQMQAQAQRNNNQGNANQHPSSSLASTAASGSAKLPDQLVRMPTPPNQGHKSQGSSSPQNFVPLSGTQMQSSMHYFAHDNSIQKPDVKGVHAVPNRPPGMSLPIPLQTSNKQLQPTEIQQASQQLYGTTNTPQSYPRPTSGSMPLRPQSQAPETRPPFHPHGRIPAKIGTVPTHPTMQQNASARPMQQNKDIKNNAYNPSANTKQGSEPAGKARQVGPGGPSAKSQGKQAAPKTSTPPAARTKKSGGQKKSLETAGSAPPPTSKRQKTAGAFQEQSIDQLNDVTAVSGVNLREEEEQLLSAPKEESAATEAARRIVQEEEENLFLQKGPLLKKLAEIVLKSNLKNAGADVGRCLSMCVEERLRRFISTLIRVSKQRTDAEKTGHRLVITSDVGRQILQMNQKAKEEWDKKQAETDKNKKQTEDGSSGGAELEKEKEESRPKNAKPNKEEDDKMRTTAANVAARQAVGGSDMFSKWQLMAEQAKQKRAPAPRPSHASGKGSAERSEASKRSHLAAFGTGGTERQGKGSFANRHSHGPQRTVSVKDVICVLEREPQMTKSRLIYRLYERLPGESTTD, from the exons ATGTCCTCCCCGCCGCCGGAAGCCGTAGGGGACGCTGGTGCCCCTTCATCCAGCG GTACTTTGCCACAGGACATAAGTGATGTGTCCAAATCTACAGTTGGTCAGCTGCAAGCAGCAGATCAGGAAGCAAGTTCCCAGTCAAGCCAGCAGGCAGGGCAACCACATATGAATCCATCATATCAGTTGTCTCAACCAAAATTGGAAACTGGAGTTTCAGAAAATGAAAACTTTATCCAACAGGAGGAACACCATTACCAGCCAGAACAAGAGCAGCCACGTTGTGAGAATCAAGTGCAGCAGGCAGAAACAAATAGCTTCCAGTTGGCAGAAAAAGGAACAGACTATGTTGGTCAACAGAGTTTGACAGGCTCCATGGTAGATGTCGCTCAGCCTTCAGGAGATCAGCAGCATGTAAATCCAGTTGTCGGTCAGCAAGCACCGCATGGTGCCCAGGAAACAAGGAAGAGGGGATATCAGCCATCTATACCATTTAATATGTTGATTCCAATCCTACAGGCGCATCTTGACAGAGATAAAGACATGCAGCTTCAATCTGTATGGGCAAAACTTAGG CGTAATGAAGTCCATAAAGATGATTTCTTAAGAGTCATAAGGAATATCGTTGGGGATCAAATGCTCAAGCAGGCGGCTCATAAAGTTTTTGCACAG ATGCAAGCTCAGGCACAACGAAATAATAACCAGGGAAATGCAAATCAACATCCTTCGTCATCTCTAGCATCTACAGCTGCGAGTGGATCGGCAAAATTGCCTGATCAGCTAGTTCGCATGCCCACCCCACCTAACCAGGGTCACAAAAGCCAGGGATCATCTTCACCTCAGAACTTTGTGCCACTTTCAGGCACACAAATGCAAAGCAGCATGCATTACTTTGCTCATGATAATTCTATCCAAAAGCCAGATGTAAAGGGGGTGCATGCTGTGCCGAATCGACCACCTGGTATGAGCTTGCCAATTCCACTGCAGACAAGTAACAAACAGCTGCAACCCACGGAAATCCAGCAAGCCTCACAGCAATTATATGGAACTACTAACACCCCTCAGTCGTACCCTCGGCCAACCAGTGGTTCGATGCCTCTTAGACCACAGAGTCAAGCGCCTGAAACACGACCTCCCTTTCATCCTCATGGAAGGATTCCTGCGAAAATCGGAACCGTTCCTACTCATCCGACAATGCAACAGAATGCATCGGCACGCCCAATGCAACAAAACAAGGATATAAAAAATAATGCTTATAACCCAAGTGCTAATACAAAACAAGGTTCTGAGCCTGCAGGCAAGGCCCGCCAGGTTGGCCCAGGAGGTCCTTCGGCGAAATCGCAAGGAAAGCAG GCGGCCCCTAAAACATCTACACCACCTGCTGCAAGGACTAAGAAATCTGGTGGCCAGAAGAAATCATTGGAAACGGCTGGTTCAGCACCACCACCAACCAG caaaagacaaaagacagctGGAGCCTTCCAGGAACAAAGCATCGATCAACTTAATGATGTCACAGCTGTTAGTGGTGTTAATCTTAGG GAAGAAGAGGAACAACTGCTCTCTGCCCCCAAGGAAGAGAGCGCAGCCACAGAAGCAGCACGGAGAATCGTACAGGAGGAGGAAGAAAACCTCTTTCTGCAGAAGGGCCCTCTTCTGAAGAAATTAGCAGAAATCG TTCTTAAATCTAACTTGAAGAACGCTGGCGCTGATGTTGGACGTTGTTTATCAATG TGTGTGGAGGAGCGATTGCGAAGATTCATAAGTACTCTCATAAGAGTTTCAAAGCAG AGAACCGATGCAGAAAAGACTGGTCATCGACTAGTTATTACTTCAGATGTCGGCCGTCAAATTTTGCAGATGAACCAGAAAGCTAAAGAAGAATGGGACAAAAAGCAAGCAGAAACTGACAAGAACAAGAAACAGACTGAG GATGGGAGCAGTGGTGGCGCAGAATTGGagaaagaaaaagaggaaagccgtCCAAAGAATGCAAAG CCCAACAAAGAAGAAGACGATAAAATGAGAACAACAGCTGCAAATGTTGCTGCTCGGCAGGCAGTTGGAGGAAGTGATATGTTTTCAAAGTGGCAGCTGATGGCCGAACAAGCTAAGCAGAAGCGGGCACCAGCTCCAAGACCATCCCATGCATCTGGAAAAGGGTCTGCAGAACGCAGTGAGGCTTCAAAGAGGAGCCATCTTGCGGCCTTTGGAACTG GAGGCACGGAAAGGCAAGGCAAGGGTTCATTTGCGAATCGCCACTCGCATGGGCCTCAGCGAACTGTTTCCGTGAAGGATGTAATCTGCGTCCTGGAGAGGGAGCCTCAGATGACGAAATCGCGGCTGATCTATCGGCTGTATGAGCGATTGCCTGGAGAGTCCACCACAGATTAG